A stretch of the Lytechinus variegatus isolate NC3 chromosome 5, Lvar_3.0, whole genome shotgun sequence genome encodes the following:
- the LOC121416182 gene encoding neuronal acetylcholine receptor subunit alpha-10-like codes for MASVGIILCMLACLAGVYGTQDEYRLLNDKFSNYSNIIRPVAKSSDPIDVLIGAAIQQIIDMDEKNQVITLNLWMRMQWSDSNLVWDPADYGNTSVLIVPIGTIWRPDIVLFSNADSGFSGMMQTSASISHDGIVRWNAPAIYQSTCKIDITYFPFDEQHCRLKFGSWAYHGFQIDLKNRSDSGDISAYIDNGEWTLVGMPVKRNLFFYGCCPEPFPDVEFTVIIRRRALFYFINLLGPCVLISLITVLDFFMPADAGEKVTLGITILLALTVFLLLVAETMPPTSEVVPLIAQYYACTIVLVSLSTVMTVYVLSLHYRLPGTHRVPRGMKKFTFSFLARMLCMGSFIVNMGDDDNDDEIRQNKPHAGVYENTFLTNLNGVAIMDDSEKKSSEDSSVVSKRFESMTHDIMTNLKYIVKKKKEEDAEEDVMTEWKYVAVVFDRLFMWVFTLATVICTVAILCQPKPFTTSNEI; via the exons ATGGCGTCGGTGGGGATTATTCTATGCATGTTAGCGTGTTTAGCCG GTGTGTACGGAACTCAAGATGAGTACAGATTATTAAACGACAAATTTTCCAACTACAGCAACATCATCAGACCTGTAGCTAAATCATCAGACCCCATAGATGTTTTAATCGGAGCAGCCATACAACAGATCATTGATATG GATGAGAAAAATCAAGTCATCACTCTTAACCTATGGATGCGCATG CAATGGTCAGATAGTAATCTGGTATGGGATCCCGCCGACTATGGTAACACATCTGTATTGATAGTACCTATTGGTACTATATGGAGACCAGATATTGTTCTATTCTCCAA TGCCGACAGTGGCTTCAGCGGGATGATGCAAACCAGTGCCTCCATTTCTCACGATGGCATCGTCCGTTGGAACGCCCCAGCCATCTACCAAAGCACCTGCAAAATAGACATCACCTACTTCCCTTTCGATGAGCAGCACTGCCGATTAAAGTTTGGATCCTGGGCTTATCATGGGTTTCAGATTGATCTTAAGAATCGGTCCGACAGCGGCGACATCTCTGCCTACATCGACAATGGCGAGTGGACACTCGTCGGTATGCCCGTCAAGAGGAACCTCTTCTTCTACGGTTGCTGTCCAGAACCTTTTCCTGATGTTGAGTTCACCGTCATTATTCGCAGAAGGGCCCTTTTCTATTTCATCAACCTTCTCGGACCTTGTGTTCTGATCTCATTGATCACCGTGTTGGATTTCTTCATGCCTGCCGACGCGGGAGAAAAGGTCACCCTCGGGATCACCATTCTCCTGGCACTCACCGTCTTCTTGTTGCTGGTAGCTGAAACGATGCCGCCCACGTCAGAGGTTGTCCCGTTGATAg ctCAATATTACGCATGTACCATCGTGTTGGTATCCCTTTCTACTGTGATGACAGTGTACGTTCTGAGTCTCCATTATCGACTTCCGGGAACTCATCGGGTGCCACGAGGTATGAAGAAATTCACCTTCAGTTTCTTAGCGCGCATGTTGTGCATGGGAAGCTTCATTGTCAACATGGGTGATGACGACAACGATGACGAGATACGGCAGAACAAGCCACACGCTGGCGTCTatgagaatacctttcttaccAACCTGAATGGGGTAGCCATCATGGATGACTCGGAGAAGAAATCGTCAGAGGATTCGTCGGTAGTGTCCAAGAGGTTCGAATCGATGACCCATGATATAATGACCAATCTGAAGTACATCgtcaagaagaagaaggaagaggacgCCGAGGAAGATGTCATGACCGAGTGGAAGTATGTCGCAGTCGTGTTTGATCGTCTTTTTATGTGGGTGTTTACGCTTGCCACCGTTATCTGCACCGTTGCCATCTTATGCCAGCCAAAACCTTTTACAACATCCAACGAAATCTAA